In Chanodichthys erythropterus isolate Z2021 chromosome 20, ASM2448905v1, whole genome shotgun sequence, the genomic stretch AAACGCTTGTTGAGAACAGACCAATGTTTCCTACTGGATTTTAGTTTTGTAGTGGGGACTGATTTTCACAGCAATAACTGGTCGTAACTGAAATAAactataattaaatttttgtaATGCAAtttagtagggctgcacgattaaccAAAATTAAATTAGAAATCGTGACTTAGTGTGATTATGAAATTGCAAAGGCTgcgatttttaattaaataaatatgtgcGCAGTGCTGAAGCACAGCACTGTGATCAGAGCTGATCGATTGGTTCGCAGTAAATGCTGGTCCATCTCTGCAAGTGCTGTGAGATTGAGTCACTTTTAACgggcatttgaaaaagcaacgcAGCGAACATCTTTCCAAACTTGTAATGAGGAGCGTTTACAAACCTGTTGTCCAACAAAAGCGAACATTTAATGatgtgtttttactccaaactttAGTTACTGAAATAACTTTCTTTTGTGACCTGACTTGGCTTCTTCACAGAATGAGGcagaaaatgtaatattttatagtGTTCTAAACAGTGATAAAGTCTGTGtcgattagcattgcattattAATATACTTTATTCTTATAAAAATACCCAAGGTGGCTTGAAGAACATGGATAAACCATATATTGTTATAATCATGTTACATTTTTCATCAGTCAAAACGTCTCTATCTGTGTTTTTATTCTGCTGCAGCAATCTCTGcatggctgcatctgaaatcgcatGCTGTcgtgagtaggtacttattttgaataagtaatacttcacgactgctaaaaaagtatgttctatgtagtatgtgtgtgtgtagtatgaatctAATCCGGATGTAGGCTACTACATTCTCTCCCGTGGACTCATGGGATAGTAGTGTCCATGGTATGCACACTTCAGTATCTCGTGGGAAGTAGttggtcatccgggtactttttgcctactcttttataagtactgtgaattcagacatcttttgtcacatactatttttcacctactatatagtagggaagtatgcaattttggatgcagcccaTGACTTTGTCTgtagtgatgtgtcgttcttgaacgattcgttcattttgaacgaatctttaatgtgactcgggaagaacgagtcgtctcgggggggtgattcgttcagtcgcgcatgtgcaatattctacTACAGGTTCTTTACTGCTAGTAgtagttcacctgatgattcaattgattagttcattacatgagtctttcgggttttgagtcgttccttaatcacgtgacagacccatacgctaccaatgcattctgagccggaaagagaattgattatttctttttatgagtctttcgggtttttgagtccttccttaatcacgtgacagacccatacgctatgctgtgtgacccaagcacattatatttattagtaaataacgttaactctccagttttgtttgagtttgtgttacaactgttaaagctgaagttatcataaccttgatgtcttaaactaacattaataattcaaattcaaaatgttatttgcttttaatttatgtcattatgtcctttttgagcaatcttcttatacatatattagactaatatgtcaagtctgactaggaaaagcaattattgtaacagcaaactcaaaattggagtaaaaatgaacaaacaaggctataaatactttgtattgtaggcttggattattatattattatatagcctagtgtttatttacagatagacagtcaaaaagattaattaatcaatactttatttataacagggctttatttatttatttataataacacaccacagatcctcaagaaacagtaacaaaaacagtgacagaaatgtcagaaatagcgtagcgtatgggtctgtcacgtgattaaggaacgactcaaaacctgaaagactcataaaaagaactaatcaattctctttccggctcagaatgcattggcttagtgtatgggtctgtcacgagtttaaggaacgactcaaaaacccgaaagactcatgaagagaactaatcaattctcttaccggctcagactgcattggtttagcatgggactgcctgtcacgtcattaaggaatgacttaaacccgaagacttgtcagacaagaggtgaggtgagcttaatcagcttgtcataaactgaagacccaggtaaagaatgaattaatcatttctgaatcttatagcattgtagttttgtattgtttgtagtgggatcaacgtttgcataagtagtagatgtgttggggaagtaaAACGTAAcgtttaaattacattttgctaaaatgaacgaaatgactcgaaaaaaagattcgttcatattgttgaacgagactcaaaagtctgagtcagtaaaatgatccgaacttcccatcactattTGTCTGTATACTGTAAGGGATTTCCTGGAACATCATAAGCTTTATGACTTCTATGAGTCTAACTTGTGGACTTTCTGTGCGAGGGCGCCCTCTGGCTGCGAGTATGAATGAAACggacatttttacattatttgtgTGTATTCACTAATGTTCACAACACCCTATTTTGggtaaaaatagtaaaaatattttttctctttAAAGAAATTTGAAGCAAACATGCAAGTccaaaggtttttctccagtgcagagaagtgtactttttttctcactgaATGCATAGGGTTTCCTGacaaaaatgaagaaattacTGTCACAGATTTGTATCATACTGTTTTAATAAAACTGTAGACCTTTCTAATAAATTATAGTTATATGCCCCCTATATGTTAACAGGTCACCCAGCAgttttatatgaaataaaagtttttttgtaaaatgtaatgataataattattatattatattatacttatACTTAAATAGTCTGTTGTGTATTTTATAGTGAAGTAGTGatattacaatagtaataattgtaattttgtaatgataatcataataattattattagtcaTAGGCCTCTTGatataaaaaaactaattttttggCTAAATTGTGCAACCTTGTGttctttatcattttttttgtttgtttgtgcgttttaaaaatcacatttcaaatCGCAATCACAATTTTAACCAGAAAAATCGCAATTACATTTTCCCcccaaatcgtgcagccctacaatttagtgtgttttttttttttttattaaaatattaaaatacagagtaacaatattatttattttatatattttaaatattacaatattataatataaatattacagaaatataaaataaaacaaatatacaaatataaaatgtaatatgaaACAACCATTCAAAgctttggggtctgtaagatttttcatttttatggttttctctgaaagctgcatttatttgataaaaagtacaggaaaacagtaatattgtgagagTATTAcaattgattttcattttaattgtttattctgttttaatatggcaaatctgaattttcagctttattattttcagctttattattatcagtgaaaacagttaatatctgcttaatatttttgtattttgtatttaatatttgttttttttaaatataagctAAATATACAGTAATTTATTTTGCTGTGGCTCTATATACTCTGTCTTCATGTTTTAACCATGTGTTGGATTCCCCATGTGGCTTTGAAAAGGAGCACATATTTCAAATGAATCATGACTTTCAAGATCTGTCATTAAAGCAGTCAAAATCACTAGTATGATATGTAATATTgtcataaatgtatattttagacaCCCCTCATCTGAAGCTGCTGTGTGGTGCTGATGTGCTGGAGTCATTTGGTGTCCCCAACCTTTGGAAGTCAGAGGACATCGAGGAGATAGTGGGACAGTATGGTATGGCGTGCATCACAAGATGTGGCAGTGACCCTGAGAAATTTATCAATCAGTCTGATGTGCTCTACAAACACCGTAAGAACATCCATGTGGTTCGAGAATGGGTGACCAATGAGATCTCAGCTACCCATGTGCGCCGTGCCCTGCGCAGAGGACAGAGCGTGCGCTACCTTCTGCCCGACCCTGTGGTGCGCTATATTCAGGATCACAGTCTGTATAGCTCTGAGAGCGAGCAGAAGAATGCTGATGTCATCCTCGCCCCTCTTCAGAGATACACCAGCACTAACTAGACTGATGTTCTGCTGCTTTTGATGTTCTTGGGTCTTTGATGAAGGGCTGGTCTTTTACACGTAAAGCTTGATTGACACTTGATTCATAGTGCATTTTGCTTCCTTGAACACGTTTGGCTGTAATGAGCAATTTGAATGTGAGAATGATTGAATATGGTCAATAATTTATGATGaattttgtgaaatgttattaaattTGGACACAGTTTTAGAAGAGGAACTGTTATGAccaattatttttgaattttaaGCTTACGGTTTACCTAAAGAGTATACAGTAACAATAAATGCTCTGCCTTATTGGTGctaataaatgtaaaatctgTTTATAATTTGTCCTTTgctcgtttttatttttaatctattAAATAATGCTTGCATAACATGTGTTAAGGGACGTTAGAGAAGGTTGCTCTAGAATTCAAGCTATGGTATGTCACATTTGCTGTGACATTTATTTGACAAGTGAGAACATTTGCCCAAGCAGTTAAACATCAGATTTTATCTGAGAGTAAACTATTGAGATCTTGACATGTAGAAAACAGCAGTGAAGTGCTCTTGCTGGCTTTTTTGTAGTTATACAGAACACGTATGATCTTAATCTGAAGACATTTTTAGATCAGTACTAATATATGAAAACCCTATTTTATACCACACATATTCTGCAGAAAGGTGGAAATTCCCAGTAATAATGCGATTACGACAGAAATTCTTTTTAGTTGAATTTCCTTTAGTTTGTTTTCTGTGAAGGTCAGACATACCATCATCTACATTCACCCTGCTCATGCACTTGTCCTCGTGACCTGGCAAGATTTAGAAATAGTAAACATACAAAAGGCTTTCCCTGAGTTTCCCCTACTGAGAAAATCATTGTGTCTGTCACCTTGATTGATCACATTTGCATATAATAAAAACCTCTTAGCAGGTGTAACATTTACTTTCAAGTCACATTTTACACCTTGAAGCTTTGTGTATAGTGTTTAATCAATCGTGTATTTGAAATGAGATCTAAAATGATTATGCACTAATAAATAGGCTACTTTTtaagtacatttattttatccACACAATGCCGCTTGATTAAGTTTTAATTAACACCTATTCATCGTCACATGCTCAAAATAGTAAGTTTTGGCCTCTATATTTATCGTCTTCCTTTATGAAATACACAGTAACTTGACGTGCGTAATTGTTGTTTTGTGGCGCTCATGTGATTATGTCGTATGTGGATCATTTGACAATagtgggaatttttttttttggtcgcCAAGAATTTTTTCCACTAGATACAAGGAAGACAATGCAAGCGAAATTAACGAGAGTAAACTTGACTGCATGTGAACATCTAATAATAATAGTTCGACATTATGACTTTTAATGCTGCCTTTTTCAATCATATGTCAAGCGTTgcattttatatagcctaactaACTTATTGTCTGAACAGGTAATACTTTAATCACCAGTGTGTTTTAGCAAACTATTATCATACAACCACCGGCCAGACAAGTTTTTCTTTACGTAAGAAATGAGGCACAGCCTGAGCTGTGATTGGAGCTGTGAAGAATCAAAGACAATCACGTTAGAAAACAAAAGGACCGCCCACTCACAGCTCACAACACATATAAGAGTTGGGAATCTGCCATAGCTTGCACCTTCATTTCTTACTAGGATAGTTTGCAGACGGTTAACAAAATGCCTGTAAGCCTCTGTGGTACGTGGGACATGGTCAGCAATGTCGACTTTGAGGGGTACATGATTGCTTTAGGTAAGATTGCATTCTTTTCCCTGTTAAATGTATGATTGCTGTCTGTTCTTTGAATTGACATAGCATCAATTTTTCACaacaattattatattatattatattatattatattatattatattatattatattatattatattatattaattatattatattatattattatagagTGTGTAAAGCATTCCCATTATGTCAGGACTAATAGATCCTAAACTTGTCTTCTCACAGGGATCGGCCTGTACACCCGTAAGATCGCCCTTAAGCTAAAACATCGTAAAGTAATCGAGCAGGTGGGGGATCAATATGTTGTCAAGACTATCAGCACTTTTAAAAACTACACATTCTCCTTCAGAGTCAATGAGGAGTTTCAAGAGTTCACCAAGGGACTGGATGACAGACACTGCAAGGTATTACAAagttgtattattatattaaaacacatttctatctatctatctatctatctatctatctatctatctatctatctatctatctatctatctatctatctatctatctatctatctatctatctatctatctatcattacactttattttaaggtgtccttgttacagagTAATTACACAAATGAGtacattaattaacaacatgtacttactgtatggttagggtttggtttagggttaattgattgtaattaTTACAGCACCAGAACACCGACATCCCACTTTCATGACCTTTAGGCTGTTTGAATACAAATATTTGCTCTGTCAAAACACTCTTAATGCACTGTTTGAAGATTAAACGTATATCTCTTTGTCTAGTCTCTGGTGACCTGGGAGGGGAACAAGTTGGTGTGCATTCAAAAGGGTGAGAAGAAGAACAGAAGTTGGGCACACTGGATTGAGGATGACAAACTCCATTTGGTAAGTGTGAAATTAAGGATCTTACACTATAAACATCattaataaacatgaatgagcTTATTTCTTTCATTAACACTGTAATAATCAGACCTCTCATTGTTTTCCAGGAGTTGCACTGTGAAGATCAAGTCTGCAAGCAAGTTTTCAAACGGGTTGTGTGAGGTTCTGCTGTGGGGTTAACTAATTGGAAAGGTGTAATGATGTAAACTGAGTTGTTTGTACATCTGTTTCAGAGGAATATGAGGCAAGAACATGAACCAAGAGTTTTAACTTGTGCCTCAAAACCTGACTAATCATTTACAAGCAGTAGGAGGCTTGCAGACTGAGTCAGAATGTCTGGGAGCATGATTTATAGTGCCACTAGAGGGTGCAATAAGACCATGAACACACAGAACTCAGGTCAACAGCAGTTTAGCCCCTGGAGAAGCTCACTGCATGTTGTCAGTAGTTGTGCCACTGTTGCCTAATCGTGTTTACATGTAATGAGAGCGTCAAGAGACGCATTCACAAACATTTAGCAATGTGTCATGTACTTCTGTTTTTCTGCAAgccagatatatattttttttttttattagaatatgaaccatttttcattttgaatacatttataaaaacgTTTTGTATaagtgattgttttttttaatttttttatttaatataagcTTGTTaagctttatttttttgtttgtgtatgtTTTATGACACCTAAATATACACGCTTTGTTAATTCTATTTCTTGAATTCAACACCTTGTTCAATTCTGTTACTTGAAAGTTACTTATTGTGCAATAAAATTTGGAACAAGCTATAATatactttgtgttattttgtaATACTAGGTTGTATCATGCAatcaacaacaaacaaacaataataacAGTCATCAATTAAATCGACTGAAAATAttattcaaaattaaaataggCACTTTGTGTGCACAAAGCTGATTTGTAATCTTCCTTTTTTATGTCGTCTTTATCTTGGGGATGATCAATCCACAAATTAATTAGAATTATGATAAACTTTCAGATAAAATGACATATAGTAAATCCAAATGATGCtacaatatagcctatatttatttatttatctattcaCACATGAACAGAATTGCTGTCATTATTAGTCCTTAAGATATATAATAGCTATATGCGTTTCCATATATTTAAGCCAGTTACACTTGGTTCTGAAGGAAACAAGTCTCTTGAGGTCGCCTCAGCAGTGAAATCAGTTTCCTCAACTGCCGCAGCCTGGAATGTGTCGATCTCACGTCACGTGACTCCAGATCCAAAATGGCCGCGTCGGTGTTTTGACGAATAAtacttttgtgtttgtttcattCTTAACAGAATCCGAAGATAACGCTTCCCGGTCGTTAAAAAGCAGCCACGCGcgtttaatgttttaatttaaggATTTGAATCAGACAATCACAGCTTATCGATATTTGTTTTATGGTTCAGACTATGCACTTTTGGTGTTTATAAGGAAGCTAGCTGACTGGCTAGCAACATAATTAAGGTGAAAATTAAAAGAAAGGCAATGGAGCAGCTCAGTCCTGAAGAGGTAAGGTTATTTCACACAGTTTAGTGTAATTCCAATCGAAACCGCTCCTGTGATGGCAtgactgttttgtttttgtgttttataaaaGGCTTATTGACTTGTCATTGTCACCTTCTTTTTCAATCGCAGTAATGATGGGATAAGCTAACAGGACACCGGCTAATCAACAGCTCAGTATATCCAGATTAAATGTATTTCGCATATAAATATGAGGCTGGGTGTTGAATCATCATTTCGAGCCACTCAAGTGCCGATATAGAAGCGAAAT encodes the following:
- the rbp7a gene encoding retinoid-binding protein 7a: MPVSLCGTWDMVSNVDFEGYMIALGIGLYTRKIALKLKHRKVIEQVGDQYVVKTISTFKNYTFSFRVNEEFQEFTKGLDDRHCKSLVTWEGNKLVCIQKGEKKNRSWAHWIEDDKLHLELHCEDQVCKQVFKRVV